One genomic region from Halobacteriovorax vibrionivorans encodes:
- a CDS encoding aminotransferase class V-fold PLP-dependent enzyme: MYKKYFSKFLKANEGKLHFAAHSHHYWPNVTREAQIQYWDDSAKYADHKWGEFFSNTFRELQTRLAEILNISSPEQITFAPNTHELTYRLLSCFPNGAKILTTDSEFYSFDRQINRLAEENIVSVTKIKNTRDNSFINDFIKEANSNKYDLIFISHVFFNSGYAIPDLTEFINEIKTKAPIVIDAYHGFMALPTDLSAIEDRIFYMAGGYKYCGSGEGSCFLISPRNTKLKPKNTGWFAQMGELTNYKENEVPFSNEGFRFAGSTMDFSALYRMNAVLQLWKEENISVEQIHNHVKTNMNEFLNRISDTDLSKNLIPMDTRGHFLAFEFPNSKECESFAQKLRKESIETDYRQNILRFGFSIYQDIDDIIRATNIINNIK, encoded by the coding sequence ATGTATAAGAAATACTTTTCAAAATTTCTAAAAGCAAACGAGGGAAAGCTTCACTTTGCAGCACATTCACATCATTACTGGCCAAACGTCACGCGAGAGGCACAGATTCAGTATTGGGATGACAGTGCAAAGTACGCAGACCATAAATGGGGAGAATTTTTCTCAAACACATTTCGCGAGCTTCAAACGAGATTAGCTGAAATATTAAACATATCAAGTCCAGAGCAAATTACATTTGCACCTAACACACATGAACTGACATATCGCTTATTATCTTGTTTTCCTAATGGAGCAAAAATCCTAACAACAGATAGTGAGTTTTATTCATTTGACCGACAGATCAATAGGCTTGCAGAAGAAAATATTGTATCAGTTACGAAAATAAAAAATACAAGAGATAACTCTTTCATAAATGACTTCATCAAAGAAGCAAACTCTAATAAATACGACCTAATTTTTATTAGTCATGTCTTCTTTAATTCTGGTTATGCAATTCCAGATTTAACGGAGTTTATTAACGAAATTAAAACCAAAGCCCCCATCGTTATCGATGCCTACCATGGATTCATGGCATTACCGACTGACTTATCGGCCATTGAGGATCGAATTTTCTATATGGCCGGCGGTTATAAATATTGTGGTTCAGGAGAAGGATCTTGTTTCTTAATTTCACCAAGAAACACGAAACTTAAACCCAAGAATACTGGCTGGTTTGCTCAAATGGGAGAACTAACAAACTACAAAGAAAATGAGGTTCCTTTTAGCAATGAAGGGTTTCGTTTTGCAGGATCCACAATGGACTTCTCTGCCCTTTATCGAATGAATGCAGTTTTACAACTTTGGAAAGAAGAGAATATTTCAGTAGAACAAATTCATAATCACGTAAAAACAAATATGAATGAGTTTCTCAATCGTATTTCTGATACTGATCTATCTAAGAACCTTATCCCAATGGATACAAGGGGCCACTTCCTGGCTTTTGAGTTTCCAAACTCTAAAGAATGTGAATCTTTTGCTCAAAAACTGAGAAAAGAAAGTATTGAAACTGATTACCGACAAAATATTTTAAGGTTTGGCTTTAGCATTTACCAAGATATTGATGATATAATAAGGGCTACAAATATTATTAATAATATCAAATAG
- a CDS encoding tryptophan 2,3-dioxygenase family protein encodes MHKNQGPVYYGDYLELNKLLDTQNPLSKKYGDEAHDETLFILVHQVYELWFKQILHELNSIKKIFSVEKVQESVLSTVSSRLERIKKIQTLLLGQLEVMETMTPMDFLEFRELLVPASGFQSVQFREIEILLGLSTSDRKEVDREYFLGRLNKQDQERLLKIEKEDTLFSALEKWLERMPFTFKEDFDFWKEYQACVEDMLCGDEITIFSNVANMTPKALEIQKANLQSTRETFDTLFNEEKYANLVKEGKRRLSQKATLNALFVLLYRDEPILTLPYTILSHLMDIDENFTTWRYKHALMAHRMLGTKIGTGGSSGHQYLRDAAENNRSFIDLFNLSTFLIPRSQRPSLPQELRDEMNFNYKD; translated from the coding sequence ATGCACAAAAATCAAGGACCTGTCTATTACGGTGACTATTTAGAATTAAATAAATTACTCGATACTCAAAATCCTCTGTCAAAAAAATATGGTGACGAGGCCCACGATGAAACACTATTTATACTAGTGCATCAAGTATATGAATTATGGTTTAAACAGATTCTACACGAGCTCAACTCAATAAAGAAAATTTTCTCAGTTGAAAAAGTTCAAGAGTCAGTACTTTCAACGGTATCTTCTCGATTAGAAAGAATTAAAAAGATTCAAACATTACTACTTGGTCAATTAGAAGTCATGGAAACAATGACTCCGATGGACTTCCTTGAGTTTAGAGAGCTTCTTGTTCCAGCTTCTGGTTTTCAAAGTGTTCAGTTTAGAGAAATTGAGATTTTACTTGGGTTATCAACAAGTGACCGTAAGGAAGTGGATCGAGAATACTTTCTTGGTCGATTAAATAAACAAGATCAAGAAAGACTTTTAAAAATTGAAAAAGAAGACACTTTATTTTCAGCTCTTGAAAAATGGCTAGAAAGAATGCCATTTACTTTTAAAGAAGATTTTGATTTTTGGAAAGAATACCAAGCTTGCGTAGAAGATATGCTCTGTGGGGATGAAATTACGATTTTTAGTAATGTTGCAAATATGACTCCTAAAGCACTTGAGATTCAAAAAGCAAATCTACAAAGTACGAGAGAAACTTTTGATACTCTATTTAATGAAGAGAAATATGCCAATCTTGTCAAAGAGGGCAAGCGTAGACTCTCACAAAAAGCAACTCTTAATGCTTTATTTGTGCTTCTCTATCGAGATGAGCCGATTCTAACTCTTCCATATACAATACTTTCCCACCTTATGGATATTGATGAGAATTTTACAACGTGGAGATATAAGCACGCATTAATGGCCCACAGAATGCTAGGAACTAAGATTGGAACAGGTGGATCATCTGGACATCAATACTTAAGAGATGCCGCTGAAAATAACAGGTCATTCATTGATTTATTTAATCTTTCAACATTTTTAATTCCAAGATCTCAAAGGCCAAGTCTTCCACAGGAACTGCGAGACGAAATGAACTTTAATTATAAGGACTAG
- a CDS encoding COX15/CtaA family protein — protein sequence MLGKEVVKVEDIMMDKNRFKKFLPIVIITVFTLIFIGGMVRSTGAGMGCPDWPTCFGKVIPPTSVDQLPDDYRTRFSKPGRIVAVFNPVHTWTEYFNRMAGVWTGIASIILFVLSFAYKKDNKKVVWLAGLSLFLVVLNGGVGAMVVRSHLHPNVITVHMLLTIFLTFALAQLKYETKPISFERNYNVDKYKDYLWVLVTFLVIQVVLGTQVREQIDVITNTEPNLARTNWLERLDMIFYIHRSFSILILLGFSYTLRRIMQEFQDHAFVQRKCISIMLTLIGVVAAGVILAYLAFPAVAQPIHLLFAILLTYFIYELIVILKKAKQVSV from the coding sequence ATGTTGGGTAAAGAAGTTGTAAAAGTAGAAGACATAATGATGGATAAGAATCGATTTAAAAAGTTTTTGCCTATAGTCATAATCACCGTTTTTACATTGATTTTCATTGGAGGAATGGTTCGTAGTACTGGTGCAGGTATGGGATGCCCTGATTGGCCGACCTGTTTTGGAAAAGTCATTCCACCTACTAGTGTTGATCAACTTCCTGATGATTATCGTACACGTTTTTCTAAACCAGGACGAATTGTTGCAGTTTTTAATCCTGTACATACTTGGACGGAATACTTCAACCGTATGGCCGGAGTTTGGACTGGTATCGCTTCAATTATTTTATTCGTCTTATCTTTTGCCTATAAGAAGGATAATAAGAAAGTTGTCTGGCTTGCAGGACTTTCCTTATTCTTAGTTGTTTTAAATGGAGGAGTCGGAGCAATGGTTGTCCGCTCTCATCTTCATCCAAATGTCATCACTGTTCATATGCTACTGACAATCTTTCTAACCTTTGCTTTGGCACAGCTGAAATATGAAACTAAGCCAATTTCATTTGAACGAAATTATAATGTTGATAAGTACAAAGATTATTTATGGGTTTTAGTTACTTTTCTCGTAATCCAGGTTGTCCTAGGGACACAGGTAAGAGAGCAGATTGATGTGATCACAAATACTGAGCCAAATTTAGCACGTACTAATTGGCTTGAGAGACTTGATATGATTTTTTATATCCATCGCTCATTCTCGATTCTAATACTTTTAGGCTTCTCATATACTCTGCGAAGAATTATGCAGGAATTTCAAGACCATGCATTTGTCCAAAGAAAGTGTATTTCTATCATGTTAACGCTGATAGGAGTGGTTGCTGCGGGTGTAATTTTAGCATACTTAGCATTTCCGGCCGTAGCTCAGCCTATACACCTACTCTTTGCAATCTTACTCACATACTTTATATATGAGTTAATCGTAATTTTAAAAAAAGCAAAACAGGTGAGTGTATAA
- a CDS encoding DUF420 domain-containing protein translates to MKKNNSNFIYTLLFILSGFIALFLVWFIYFKPEAAVKLWWVDHLPLVNAILNTISATLLCMGYYFVKTKRVSLHIKSMSGATVTSALFLISYLLYHHYHGDTKFIAQGMVRPIYFAILISHVLLSIVMLPMILITLWNAFSGNFLSHRKWAKWTLPIWLYVSVTGVLIFIFLKYLNF, encoded by the coding sequence ATGAAGAAGAATAACAGCAACTTCATTTATACACTTCTATTTATTTTAAGCGGCTTTATTGCGCTTTTTCTTGTTTGGTTTATTTATTTCAAACCAGAAGCGGCCGTAAAGTTGTGGTGGGTAGATCATCTTCCACTTGTAAACGCTATCTTAAATACAATTTCGGCGACATTACTTTGTATGGGGTATTACTTTGTAAAAACAAAGAGGGTTTCCCTTCATATAAAGAGTATGTCAGGTGCGACCGTAACATCAGCACTTTTTCTGATTTCATATCTACTTTATCATCACTATCATGGTGATACGAAATTCATCGCACAGGGAATGGTAAGGCCAATTTACTTTGCAATTCTCATCTCTCACGTACTTCTGAGTATTGTGATGTTACCAATGATTTTAATCACTCTTTGGAACGCTTTTTCTGGAAATTTTTTAAGTCATAGAAAATGGGCAAAGTGGACTTTACCCATTTGGCTTTATGTTTCAGTAACAGGTGTTCTTATTTTTATTTTCCTAAAGTATCTGAATTTTTAG
- a CDS encoding c-type cytochrome, giving the protein MSKKHEPGMAYDMKKLNKIFAIFSLVLLVTVIWVFLDDYLRPWKAIQVEAMKIEKEKIAKDIAEEEAKISKEKLEILERELEVAKKAVAEKEKTIAEVNEQLHKIEKEIKKEQIVNGRLNSDVAALAFNYGVAHAEHAPNAGELYSKLQEKKKLFAASTDRKKELQASEKALKRKAASFNSDIESIKKQINSIVGRKELLKKAEARKEVTPIFALRNLPFIDFMDPTVKVQQVVLENITDDRFFQQVPKVDRCMTCHTFIDKPGYENQPNPHKTHPNLDLMVGAQGKHPMKKFGCTACHGGEGHRVNDFNAAAHMPATEEQKQEWIAKYNWHEPHKVPIVQFRRGDYEAGCVKCHSDVQYIPQATTLNEGRRNLEKFGCYACHKIEGWEHKRKPGPSLEKIAAKVDKEFFKNWVWEPKAFNKHAKMPQFFQNDNNSTPEFTKKNIAEVNAMAELIYEQSESYKPFMKYTGGNKERGKELVGSVGCLSCHGAKDFPLESQKIDAHKGPYLDGIGSKIKDANWMVSWLKKPSHFQPDTIMPSFRLTDREANDITAYLMSLKNEKFEKLKFAKMDKEARDEMLVTYFSAFDTVEVAKAKLATMSDHERTMELGRRSVGKYGCYSCHSIKGFDGRAPIGPELSKIGSKPLTQFGFSHEKVEHSREAWIKAHLLNPRRWDNGVDKPFKDLLRMPQFHMKEEEAATITTALIGMVDQKIPLKGVKRYDADETVVNEGMKVAVKYNCIGCHQIDGRFGDMLEIYDDVNAAPPRLVEQGHRVQADWFHYFLGNVYPIRPFVDVRMPSFDLTDEEKEKLVDMFRVKADQPFFDKNEKVVWESKEERRAAVKLFNDLACTSCHTQGFNNDEALAPDLRYAKRRLRKSWIKKWLRGPDQIMPGTTMPSFWPEGMAADPDLLDGDAERQIEAVTKYVLELGSDFYSPEHKKQSK; this is encoded by the coding sequence ATGTCAAAGAAACATGAGCCAGGCATGGCCTATGATATGAAAAAACTGAATAAGATCTTCGCGATCTTTTCACTAGTTCTTTTGGTCACTGTGATTTGGGTTTTTCTCGATGATTACTTAAGACCTTGGAAAGCTATTCAAGTCGAAGCAATGAAGATCGAAAAAGAGAAGATTGCTAAAGACATTGCTGAAGAAGAAGCAAAGATTTCAAAAGAAAAACTTGAGATCTTAGAAAGAGAACTTGAAGTAGCTAAGAAAGCAGTTGCTGAAAAAGAAAAAACAATTGCTGAAGTAAATGAACAACTTCATAAAATTGAAAAAGAGATTAAGAAAGAACAGATTGTTAATGGTCGTCTTAACTCTGACGTTGCTGCCTTAGCATTTAATTATGGTGTTGCTCATGCTGAGCACGCTCCAAATGCTGGTGAGTTATATTCAAAACTTCAGGAAAAGAAGAAGTTATTTGCTGCATCTACAGATCGCAAGAAAGAACTTCAAGCAAGTGAAAAAGCTCTTAAGAGAAAAGCTGCTTCTTTTAATTCAGATATTGAATCAATTAAGAAGCAGATCAATAGCATCGTAGGACGTAAAGAACTTCTTAAGAAAGCTGAAGCTAGAAAAGAAGTAACTCCTATTTTCGCTTTAAGAAACTTACCATTTATCGACTTTATGGACCCAACAGTTAAGGTTCAACAAGTTGTACTTGAAAACATTACAGATGATCGTTTCTTTCAACAGGTTCCTAAAGTTGACCGTTGTATGACTTGTCACACATTTATTGATAAGCCTGGTTACGAGAATCAACCAAACCCACATAAGACACACCCTAACTTAGACTTAATGGTTGGTGCACAAGGTAAGCACCCAATGAAGAAGTTTGGATGTACAGCTTGTCACGGTGGTGAAGGTCATAGAGTTAATGACTTCAATGCAGCAGCTCATATGCCTGCTACAGAAGAGCAAAAACAAGAGTGGATTGCTAAGTATAATTGGCATGAGCCACACAAAGTCCCAATCGTTCAGTTTAGACGTGGTGACTATGAAGCTGGTTGTGTTAAATGTCACTCAGATGTTCAATATATTCCACAAGCAACGACTCTTAATGAAGGACGTCGTAACCTTGAAAAATTTGGTTGTTATGCTTGTCACAAAATTGAAGGTTGGGAGCATAAGAGAAAACCAGGTCCAAGTTTAGAGAAGATTGCAGCGAAAGTTGATAAAGAATTCTTTAAAAATTGGGTATGGGAACCAAAGGCATTCAATAAGCATGCAAAAATGCCTCAGTTCTTCCAAAATGATAATAACTCAACACCAGAGTTTACAAAGAAGAATATTGCAGAAGTAAATGCAATGGCCGAACTTATCTATGAGCAATCAGAGAGTTACAAGCCATTCATGAAATACACTGGTGGTAATAAAGAACGTGGTAAAGAACTTGTTGGTTCTGTTGGATGTTTATCTTGTCACGGCGCTAAGGACTTCCCACTTGAGTCTCAAAAAATTGATGCTCATAAAGGGCCATATTTAGATGGAATCGGTTCTAAGATTAAAGATGCTAACTGGATGGTTTCATGGCTTAAAAAACCAAGCCACTTCCAACCAGATACAATCATGCCTTCTTTCAGACTTACTGATAGAGAAGCAAATGATATTACTGCTTACTTAATGAGCTTAAAGAATGAAAAATTTGAAAAGCTTAAGTTTGCAAAAATGGATAAAGAAGCAAGAGATGAAATGCTTGTTACTTACTTCTCAGCGTTTGACACTGTAGAAGTTGCAAAAGCAAAACTTGCGACAATGAGTGATCATGAAAGAACAATGGAACTTGGTCGTCGTTCAGTTGGTAAGTACGGTTGTTACTCTTGTCACAGCATTAAAGGATTTGATGGAAGAGCTCCTATTGGTCCTGAATTAAGTAAAATTGGTTCTAAGCCTCTAACTCAATTTGGTTTCTCTCATGAGAAAGTTGAGCACTCTAGAGAAGCTTGGATTAAGGCACACTTACTAAACCCAAGAAGATGGGATAACGGTGTTGATAAGCCATTCAAAGATCTTTTAAGAATGCCTCAATTCCACATGAAAGAAGAAGAGGCCGCAACAATTACAACTGCTCTAATTGGTATGGTTGATCAAAAAATCCCACTTAAGGGTGTTAAGAGATACGATGCTGATGAAACTGTTGTTAACGAAGGTATGAAAGTTGCTGTTAAATACAACTGTATTGGATGTCACCAGATTGATGGACGATTTGGAGATATGCTAGAGATTTACGATGATGTAAATGCTGCACCTCCAAGACTTGTTGAGCAAGGACATCGTGTACAAGCTGATTGGTTCCATTACTTCTTAGGAAATGTTTATCCAATTAGACCTTTTGTTGATGTAAGAATGCCTTCTTTTGATCTTACTGATGAAGAAAAAGAAAAGCTTGTTGATATGTTCCGTGTAAAAGCTGATCAACCTTTCTTTGATAAGAATGAGAAAGTTGTTTGGGAAAGCAAGGAAGAAAGACGTGCTGCAGTTAAGTTATTTAATGACCTTGCTTGTACATCTTGTCACACTCAAGGATTCAATAATGATGAAGCACTAGCTCCAGATCTTCGCTACGCTAAGAGAAGACTTAGAAAGAGCTGGATTAAGAAATGGCTAAGAGGACCAGACCAAATTATGCCTGGTACAACAATGCCTTCTTTCTGGCCTGAAGGTATGGCAGCTGATCCAGATCTTCTTGATGGAGATGCTGAAAGACAAATTGAAGCTGTTACTAAATACGTTTTAGAATTAGGAAGTGACTTTTACTCACCAGAGCACAAGAAGCAGAGTAAATAG
- a CDS encoding cytochrome c oxidase subunit 3, whose product MAGHANTKDLVHDGVIAYPDDPQFGKASPNKLGMWLFLGTDAMSFSGLLIAYAVLRATKHWPNPVEALGGVHLSGIMTFILICSSVSMVMAIDAVKMRQPKQIRNWLLATIIGGVIFLGIQAYEYVHLMTDMGMTFSTYEHGNNLFSSTFFAITGFHGLHVLSGVIYLIYMYVLALRGRFDKGDYGLLEVCGLFWHFVDLVWILVFTFIYLI is encoded by the coding sequence ATGGCAGGACATGCTAATACAAAAGATTTAGTTCATGATGGTGTAATTGCTTACCCTGATGATCCACAATTCGGTAAGGCCAGCCCTAATAAACTTGGTATGTGGCTGTTTCTTGGAACAGATGCCATGTCGTTTTCAGGTCTACTAATTGCTTATGCTGTACTTCGTGCAACTAAGCATTGGCCAAATCCTGTTGAAGCACTTGGTGGTGTTCACCTTTCAGGGATTATGACATTTATTCTTATTTGTTCTTCTGTTTCAATGGTTATGGCAATTGATGCTGTAAAAATGAGACAACCTAAGCAAATTAGAAATTGGCTTCTAGCAACGATTATTGGTGGAGTTATCTTTCTTGGTATTCAGGCATATGAGTATGTTCACTTAATGACTGATATGGGAATGACTTTCTCAACATATGAGCACGGAAATAACCTGTTCTCATCAACATTCTTTGCTATTACTGGTTTCCACGGTCTTCACGTACTTTCTGGGGTTATTTACCTAATTTATATGTATGTACTAGCACTTAGAGGTCGCTTTGATAAAGGTGATTATGGACTACTTGAAGTTTGTGGTCTTTTCTGGCACTTTGTTGACCTTGTTTGGATTCTAGTATTCACGTTCATTTACTTAATTTAA
- the cyoE gene encoding heme o synthase → MFRTLAFINIVLTLGLIVIGGLVSADFTGLECTSWPICYAPTVDKASIYPILHRIFAGIIIILNTILFIKKPKERAVRLGLFLLILQSLLGGINFIYKLPTLVSVFHLMLSFAYIAIFAQLFVPDIEKISEKIVSYNPKAKDFVFVMLLIALVQFFFGGVIHQTATKDVCGMGENINILCNTANGIKFWPSTVAAQIHSLHKYLGILFLLTLIVYLFSIIKTALSLHGRAFKQFSFLSSSLVILFLIHLFNAKRLFLLTDTTYFQVLHLLLAVLISLNLIFLFQWFKKFEEVNLGGYQHTFASDMLSLTKPRLGLLVVSTIISGILLTGEYIDFFYLVNALVFSILIVMSATTINCYMEIDVDANMVRTKNRALPAGRVKPIYALIQGWILFIVGFLATYFFVNTATALLGALAFFSYLYVYTPMKRKSPAALFVGALPGAIPPVMGRTIVTGEIDGLAILLFTILFIWQIPHFMAISIYHKQDYAEGDIKVYPHFYSITKMKICIAVWTFLLALSAVSGYFFDLNSKNFFIASIIVNGLFFAQSLQSFFIDDEESYVAWARQYFWGSIIYLPLLLSLMIFLS, encoded by the coding sequence GTGTTTCGTACTTTGGCCTTTATCAATATTGTTCTGACTTTAGGGCTAATTGTTATTGGTGGGCTCGTTAGTGCAGACTTTACTGGTTTAGAGTGTACTTCTTGGCCTATTTGTTATGCACCAACTGTTGATAAGGCTTCAATATATCCGATTCTCCATAGAATTTTTGCTGGAATCATCATTATTTTAAATACGATTCTTTTTATAAAAAAACCAAAAGAGAGAGCAGTTCGTTTAGGTTTATTCCTACTTATTCTTCAGTCACTTCTTGGTGGTATAAATTTTATCTATAAGTTACCTACATTAGTTAGTGTTTTTCACTTAATGCTAAGTTTTGCATATATTGCAATATTTGCTCAGCTATTTGTTCCTGATATTGAAAAAATCAGTGAAAAAATTGTCAGTTATAATCCCAAAGCTAAAGACTTTGTTTTTGTAATGCTCCTAATTGCATTGGTACAATTTTTCTTTGGCGGTGTAATTCACCAAACAGCAACAAAAGATGTTTGTGGTATGGGTGAGAATATTAATATTCTTTGTAATACAGCAAATGGTATTAAGTTTTGGCCTAGTACTGTAGCGGCCCAAATTCACTCGCTACATAAGTATCTAGGGATACTTTTCTTACTTACATTAATTGTTTATCTATTTAGTATTATTAAGACTGCACTGAGTCTCCATGGGAGAGCTTTTAAGCAATTTTCATTTTTAAGTTCAAGTTTAGTTATCTTATTTTTAATCCATTTATTTAATGCAAAGAGATTGTTCTTATTAACTGATACGACTTACTTCCAAGTTCTTCACTTGTTATTGGCCGTACTAATAAGTTTAAACTTAATCTTTTTATTTCAATGGTTTAAAAAGTTCGAAGAAGTAAATCTTGGTGGATACCAGCATACATTTGCAAGTGATATGTTAAGTCTCACGAAGCCTAGGCTTGGCTTATTAGTCGTATCGACAATCATTTCTGGAATCTTGTTAACTGGTGAGTATATCGACTTTTTCTATCTAGTTAATGCACTAGTTTTTTCAATTTTAATTGTAATGTCGGCCACGACTATTAATTGCTATATGGAAATTGATGTTGATGCCAATATGGTTAGAACTAAAAATCGGGCGCTACCTGCTGGAAGAGTAAAGCCGATTTATGCTCTTATTCAGGGATGGATTTTATTTATAGTTGGTTTTCTCGCAACGTACTTTTTTGTTAATACTGCGACGGCATTGCTCGGTGCGTTGGCATTTTTTTCTTACCTATATGTGTATACACCTATGAAAAGAAAGAGTCCTGCCGCGTTATTTGTAGGGGCATTACCGGGAGCAATTCCACCAGTTATGGGCCGCACAATTGTCACTGGTGAGATTGATGGCCTTGCCATTTTACTCTTTACAATTTTATTTATTTGGCAGATCCCACACTTCATGGCCATCTCAATCTATCATAAACAAGACTATGCTGAAGGTGATATTAAGGTCTATCCTCACTTCTATTCAATTACTAAGATGAAGATCTGTATTGCTGTTTGGACATTTTTGTTAGCACTATCTGCTGTCAGCGGATACTTTTTCGATCTCAATTCAAAGAACTTTTTTATAGCTTCGATAATTGTTAATGGATTATTTTTTGCTCAAAGTTTGCAAAGTTTTTTCATTGATGACGAGGAGAGTTATGTGGCTTGGGCCCGACAATATTTTTGGGGTTCTATAATCTATTTACCTCTCTTGTTATCCTTGATGATTTTCCTTAGCTAA